The stretch of DNA AAGTCTTTCAATTGACACAAAAAGCGATGCTTATGAATCTGTCAATGAAAATAATTTCGTATTCCGAAAAAAATTTCACTACTCAGAAGGGAGATATATTGGTTAAATTTTTTTATCATTAAATAGCAATAGGGGCATCAATATGAAAGAAGCAAAGATTCCAGATCCGAAAAAAATCCATCCAATCCCTGGATATGATGGTGAAATATATGTCAAACCGACGGTAAATAACGCTAATATCATAGTTGGTGATTTTACCTACATAGCAGACTCTGAATTTGAACGTCATGTCACAAATTTCTATCCTTGGAGCGGGGACAAATTGATAATCGGAAAATTCTGCCAGATCGCAGCGGGTGTGGAGTTTGTTATGAATGATGTAAACCATCAGATGAACGCTGTATCCACTTTTCCTTTTTATACCCTAGAGGGTTGGGACATGGAACTTCCTTTGCCAGAAGATATGCCTTTTAAAGGAAATACAGTTATAGGAAATGATGTTTGGATTGGACAAAATGCAACTATACTTCCTGGAGTTCATATTGGAGATGGCGCAATAATTGGTGCTAATAGTGTTGTTGGAAGCAATGTTGAATCATATACAATTGTTGTAGGAAATCCTGCGAAAGTAATTCGTAAACGTTTTGATGATGAACTTATTACTTTGATGCTTAAATGGAAGTGGTGGGATTATTCAATTGAAGAAATTAATCAATTTATTCCTCTTTTAACAAATAGTGATTTGGAATTTGTTAAAAAGAAGATCaaagaaattttgtttaaataattattcattttttGAATATGGAACTAAAttagacaaaattattttaaatttaattgaaaTCAATTGTTTGATTATTTGAATAATAAAAATTGAACTCatctattaatttttattttttcttaagaatgcaaaaataaaaagaaaacggTTTTATGCTGGAGTAGGTTCTTCTTtgttagaaaggaaaaaggagggaaTATTAACAATTTGTATTGCATAATGTTATACAAAAAACTATTCTTATTATGAAAAGAGGTTATTATGGCAAATAAAAGTGCAAACGTTGTTGCGAGAGTAGaaccagaaataaaagaaaaagctgaagcaaTCTTATCTAATCTAGGAATTTCTTCTTCATcgggaataaatattttttatcgTCAAATCATTGCCTGTAATGGACTTCCCTTTCGTCCGTCTCTTCCAAGCAAGATTAAATCGTTAGATGAAATGGATAAAGAAGAGTTCGATGCAAAATTGTCTAGAGCTCTTTACCaagctaaagaagaaaaaggcatttcTAAAGAAGAATTTTTTGCTTCAATACGCAAAGAAATTTTAGATGATTGAAAATAAAAGATACGATGTAATCCTTCTTCCAGAAGCACAAGAAGATTTAAAGAATATTCTTTTATATATTGCAAAAGTTTTAGATGCACCTTTTGCAGCattaaaactatcaattattttagATAAAGAATTAGAAACTCTTAAAAACATGCCTAAA from Opisthocomus hoazin isolate bOpiHoa1 unplaced genomic scaffold, bOpiHoa1.hap1 HAP1_SCAFFOLD_297, whole genome shotgun sequence encodes:
- the LOC142360362 gene encoding putative macrolide acetyltransferase, whose translation is MKEAKIPDPKKIHPIPGYDGEIYVKPTVNNANIIVGDFTYIADSEFERHVTNFYPWSGDKLIIGKFCQIAAGVEFVMNDVNHQMNAVSTFPFYTLEGWDMELPLPEDMPFKGNTVIGNDVWIGQNATILPGVHIGDGAIIGANSVVGSNVESYTIVVGNPAKVIRKRFDDELITLMLKWKWWDYSIEEINQFIPLLTNSDLEFVKKKIKEILFK